In Bacteroidota bacterium, a single genomic region encodes these proteins:
- a CDS encoding thiamine phosphate synthase: MLLLVQSSPKIIEGETEIVKELFDNGLETFHLRKKNASTRQMEEYINTIPRKYWSRIVLHSHYKLAIKYNLKGIHLNRNFKKQKFIYWIKLFYYRFKRPNLQVSSSFNNLSSLYNDDNNYDYVFLSPVFDSVNKNGYQSSFSQHNLAVALMKSKHKTMALGGIQPNRFDSIKEMGFAGMVLSEALWNSENSVDMFKSAIAKLKGI; encoded by the coding sequence ATGTTACTTTTAGTTCAGTCAAGTCCAAAAATAATTGAAGGGGAGACCGAAATAGTGAAAGAGCTTTTCGATAACGGTCTTGAAACATTCCACCTCAGAAAAAAAAATGCCTCAACCCGTCAAATGGAAGAGTACATTAACACAATCCCCCGTAAATATTGGTCAAGGATTGTTTTACACTCCCATTATAAATTGGCTATTAAATACAATTTAAAGGGAATTCACTTGAATAGAAATTTCAAAAAGCAAAAATTCATTTATTGGATAAAGCTTTTTTATTATCGGTTCAAGCGTCCAAATCTCCAGGTTTCATCCTCCTTTAATAATTTATCGAGCCTTTATAATGATGATAACAATTATGATTATGTTTTTTTAAGCCCTGTATTTGACAGTGTTAATAAAAACGGCTATCAATCGTCTTTTAGCCAACATAATTTGGCTGTAGCATTAATGAAAAGTAAACATAAAACAATGGCCTTAGGCGGAATTCAACCCAATAGATTCGATTCAATAAAGGAAATGGGATTTGCTGGAATGGTGCTATCTGAAGCACTCTGGAATAGCGAGAATAGCGTGGATATGTTTAAGAGTGCTATTGCTAAGTTGAAGGGGATCTGA
- a CDS encoding ATP-binding cassette domain-containing protein — MNFEIEAGTTTAIVGASGSGKTTLLKLLLKFYKPTTGKIKLGTSDFNEINSAKWRDQCGVVMQGGKIFSDSIVNNIALGQPVDMEQIVMMSALANLDDFVNSDLPMGYFTKVGDDGLQLSEGQKQRLLLARAIYKNPEFLFLDEATSSLDAKNEREVMIGLSNFGMNKTIVIIAHRLSTVRKSSKILVIKEGEIVE, encoded by the coding sequence TTGAATTTTGAAATTGAAGCAGGCACAACTACTGCAATTGTCGGCGCCAGTGGTAGTGGCAAAACTACCTTATTAAAATTATTGCTTAAGTTTTACAAACCAACTACAGGTAAAATTAAATTGGGCACGTCTGATTTTAACGAAATTAATAGCGCAAAGTGGAGAGACCAATGTGGTGTTGTGATGCAAGGAGGGAAAATATTTTCGGATTCAATTGTAAATAATATTGCGCTCGGTCAACCGGTGGATATGGAGCAAATAGTTATGATGAGCGCATTGGCAAACTTAGATGACTTTGTGAATAGTGATTTACCCATGGGTTATTTCACAAAAGTGGGAGACGATGGATTGCAATTGAGTGAAGGACAAAAGCAACGCTTATTGTTGGCTCGAGCCATCTATAAGAACCCTGAATTTTTGTTTCTTGATGAGGCAACTAGTTCCTTAGACGCCAAAAACGAAAGAGAAGTGATGATAGGCTTGAGTAATTTTGGTATGAATAAAACAATTGTCATTATTGCTCATCGTTTGAGTACTGTCAGAAAGTCAAGCAAAATACTTGTTATAAAAGAGGGTGAAATTGTGGAATAA
- a CDS encoding tetratricopeptide repeat protein: protein MHHLRLKLVLFLFGISACVYGQSSNYASWKDLDTVRFKSTIDSVSSLNIQVKELSKTNKEAALKLCSHALKIAVKIHDLRGMADCYNNMGIIYKNLGEYSVALNYHLKALNLRMIVGDKKLIARSCNNLAVVYGHQNELIKALEYQQKGLKIKEEINDINELAISYANIGLIYSDQKNHKMALEYFFKALRMDIRLKDSIGISFDYKGIGTEYYNMGNLELAKLNQEKALKFKLSMKTVDKELTDLYNNLANIEADNKNFSSALNYYQKSLELNKLLDDRKAVAISQANIGATLIDINKFNEAESYLNSSLKIAEEIKARNVRMSIYELMMNLYGKTGNYYKAYESSKMFKKLSDESYQTNNFEKLNELGIKYETDKKEKEIKLLNKDKDLKTIEIAHQKSVRNYFVGLALIILISTFFIFRLYKNKQKDNVLLKEQKEEIEIQKKSITDSINYAYRIQKSILPSQEHFYEILPQSFVFNKPKDIVSGDFYWLHETSPFKYSSVNSKVLLAMADCTGHGVPGAFMSMIGVELLNEAVNESHSPAKILQIVDEGIRKALHTNNIDSKKDGMDMALCAFDFEKNVMKFCGANRPVYRIRNNVLDIFLPQKTAVGFSEQGFVFVNQEIDIQKNDAIYLFSDGYADQFGGERDKKLTTKKFKDLLMSLQAIPIREQGLELEKFITNWAGSRQQVDDMLVIGLRV, encoded by the coding sequence ATGCACCATTTGCGACTTAAATTAGTCTTGTTTTTATTTGGCATTTCTGCTTGTGTTTATGGGCAGTCGAGCAATTATGCATCCTGGAAAGATTTAGATACTGTTCGTTTCAAATCTACAATTGACTCAGTTTCAAGTTTAAATATCCAAGTCAAAGAGCTGAGTAAAACAAATAAAGAGGCCGCTTTAAAACTTTGTTCCCACGCCTTAAAAATAGCCGTAAAAATTCATGATTTAAGGGGAATGGCTGATTGTTATAATAACATGGGCATTATTTATAAGAATTTGGGGGAGTATTCGGTTGCTTTGAATTATCATTTGAAAGCATTGAATTTAAGAATGATAGTGGGGGATAAAAAGTTAATTGCTAGGTCTTGTAATAATTTGGCTGTTGTTTACGGCCATCAAAATGAGTTGATTAAAGCGCTAGAATACCAACAAAAGGGGCTCAAAATAAAGGAGGAGATAAATGATATAAATGAGCTTGCAATCTCTTACGCAAATATAGGACTGATTTATTCTGATCAAAAAAATCATAAAATGGCGTTGGAATATTTTTTTAAGGCCCTCAGAATGGATATTCGGTTAAAGGATTCGATAGGTATTTCATTTGATTATAAGGGAATTGGAACAGAATATTATAATATGGGAAATCTTGAATTAGCGAAACTAAACCAAGAAAAGGCATTAAAGTTCAAATTGTCTATGAAGACTGTTGATAAGGAACTAACTGATTTGTATAATAATCTAGCAAATATTGAAGCGGATAATAAAAATTTTAGTAGTGCGTTGAATTATTATCAAAAATCTTTGGAATTAAATAAACTACTGGATGATAGGAAAGCAGTTGCAATTTCACAAGCAAATATTGGCGCAACCCTTATAGATATTAACAAATTTAACGAAGCTGAGAGTTATTTAAATAGTAGTTTAAAAATTGCAGAAGAAATAAAAGCTCGAAATGTTAGAATGAGCATTTACGAACTGATGATGAATTTGTATGGAAAAACAGGAAATTACTATAAAGCTTATGAATCTTCTAAAATGTTCAAAAAGCTAAGTGATGAAAGTTATCAAACTAACAATTTTGAAAAATTAAATGAGCTTGGAATTAAATACGAAACGGATAAAAAAGAAAAGGAAATTAAACTTTTAAACAAGGATAAGGATTTAAAAACGATAGAAATTGCGCATCAAAAAAGTGTAAGAAATTACTTCGTAGGCCTTGCCCTAATTATCTTGATTTCTACTTTCTTTATTTTTCGACTTTATAAGAATAAGCAAAAAGATAATGTGCTATTGAAAGAGCAAAAGGAAGAAATTGAAATTCAAAAGAAGTCCATTACTGATAGCATAAACTATGCGTATAGAATCCAAAAATCAATCTTACCTTCACAAGAACATTTTTATGAAATATTGCCCCAATCGTTTGTTTTTAATAAGCCAAAGGATATTGTTAGCGGTGATTTTTATTGGTTGCATGAAACCTCTCCCTTTAAATATTCCTCGGTAAACTCAAAAGTATTGTTGGCAATGGCAGATTGCACCGGACATGGAGTACCCGGAGCGTTTATGAGTATGATTGGAGTGGAATTATTGAATGAAGCTGTAAATGAGAGCCATTCTCCTGCAAAGATTCTACAAATCGTAGATGAGGGAATTCGTAAGGCTTTACATACTAACAATATTGATTCAAAAAAAGATGGTATGGATATGGCGCTTTGCGCTTTTGATTTTGAAAAGAATGTAATGAAGTTTTGTGGAGCGAACCGGCCAGTTTATCGCATCCGTAACAATGTGCTAGACATTTTTTTACCACAAAAAACTGCAGTAGGTTTTAGTGAGCAGGGCTTTGTTTTTGTGAACCAAGAAATTGACATTCAAAAGAACGATGCGATTTATCTTTTTTCGGATGGATATGCCGACCAATTTGGGGGAGAAAGAGATAAAAAATTGACAACCAAAAAATTTAAGGATTTGCTCATGTCGTTGCAGGCTATTCCAATTAGAGAGCAAGGGTTAGAGCTTGAAAAATTTATTACAAATTGGGCTGGATCCCGACAACAAGTTGACGACATGTTAGTAATTGGATTAAGGGTTTAG
- a CDS encoding GHKL domain-containing protein — protein MNIAQKRPGPLFIFYLLVVYVFLQFIWWSYLMVKLNNEVLQQRLQIIELSNTSPSAIVFAKNELHSKIQKRWLMIAGEGTVFLVLLISGFIQTRKTFKKEAELNNRQKNFLLSVTHELKSPIASAKLQLETLLKRDLSKEKQIEILTNALNDTERLNALVENVLIATRLEDSNYKLLRANINLSDLIEKEIGKLAAHFQLEKKHVLQVDVEPGIYFMTDAFAFVSILSNLYENAIKYSASEPILKISLRKMDEQLELLFEDNGIGISESEALLIFDKFYRVGSEETRKNKGTGLGLYIVRQLVKNHNGTIKVRKNSSKGSIFEITLNT, from the coding sequence ATGAACATCGCGCAAAAAAGACCCGGCCCCCTTTTTATTTTTTATTTACTTGTTGTTTATGTATTTCTGCAATTCATTTGGTGGAGCTATTTAATGGTGAAATTAAATAATGAAGTGCTTCAACAACGTTTGCAAATTATCGAATTAAGTAATACAAGTCCTTCCGCAATAGTTTTTGCTAAAAATGAATTACACAGCAAGATTCAAAAACGATGGCTAATGATTGCAGGCGAAGGAACAGTATTTTTAGTTTTGTTAATCTCTGGCTTCATTCAAACGCGTAAAACATTTAAAAAGGAAGCCGAACTAAATAATCGACAAAAAAATTTCCTCCTTTCGGTGACACATGAATTAAAATCGCCAATCGCCTCCGCGAAATTACAATTAGAAACGCTTCTTAAGAGAGACCTTTCAAAAGAAAAACAAATAGAAATTTTAACTAATGCCTTAAACGACACTGAGCGGCTAAATGCGCTTGTCGAAAATGTGCTAATTGCTACCCGATTAGAAGATAGTAACTATAAACTATTGCGAGCAAATATTAATTTATCCGATTTAATTGAAAAAGAAATTGGAAAATTAGCCGCCCATTTTCAACTTGAAAAGAAACACGTTTTACAGGTAGATGTTGAACCTGGTATCTATTTTATGACAGATGCATTTGCATTTGTTTCAATTCTCAGTAACCTGTATGAAAATGCAATAAAATATTCTGCTTCAGAACCGATCCTAAAAATTTCACTACGTAAAATGGATGAGCAGTTGGAGTTGCTATTTGAAGACAATGGTATTGGAATTTCTGAATCAGAAGCGCTCCTTATTTTTGATAAGTTTTATCGTGTGGGCAGTGAAGAAACGCGTAAAAACAAAGGAACCGGCTTAGGACTTTATATTGTTCGACAATTGGTGAAAAACCACAATGGAACTATTAAAGTGCGAAAAAATTCATCCAAAGGGAGTATTTTTGAAATCACCTTAAATACATAA
- the recJ gene encoding single-stranded-DNA-specific exonuclease RecJ: protein MKKRWVIKNTPNLETVNQLSNDLNIPSILAHLLVQRGITNFNEAKLFFRPSLEDLHDPFLMKDMENAVLRIEKAIQQNERILVFGDYDVDGTTAVALLYSFLNSFYSNVEFYIPDRYAEGYGISFKGIDFAADNEISLIIALDCGIKSNDKVEYATKKGIDFIICDHHRPGDTIPNAVAVLDPKRNDCNYPFNELTGCGIGFKLIQAFASRNEIDFSLLHIYLDLVAVSIAADIVPIVGENRILAHFGLQHLNKNPRKGIKIMLELAGATKDKELTISDIVFIIAPRINAAGRLHSGKKAVELLISEDNLEALESGKNLNDTNTDRKNLDKLITDHALSIIGSNAELIDRKTTVVFHNDWHKGVVGIVASRLTEKYYRPTIVLTESNGLATGSARSVKNFDVYNAIEACADLLEQFGGHKYAAGLTLKLENISAFQTKFEEIVSATINEEWLVPEIEIDAELNFNEIDPRFFRILKQFAPFGPENMHPVFLSKKVRDKGYAKIVGNNHLKFDATQSSNSITFPAIGFGLGGHLEMLSQTKEFDICYSIDENEWNGRIKLQLNVKDIRF, encoded by the coding sequence ATGAAAAAACGCTGGGTTATAAAAAACACTCCAAATTTGGAGACAGTCAATCAACTTTCTAACGACTTAAATATTCCATCCATTCTTGCTCACCTGCTTGTACAAAGGGGAATTACCAACTTTAATGAAGCTAAATTATTTTTTCGTCCCTCACTTGAAGATTTGCATGATCCCTTTTTAATGAAAGATATGGAAAATGCTGTGCTTCGTATCGAAAAAGCAATTCAGCAAAATGAAAGAATCCTTGTTTTTGGTGATTATGATGTAGATGGAACTACCGCAGTTGCACTGCTGTATAGCTTCTTAAATTCGTTTTATTCTAATGTTGAATTTTACATACCGGATAGGTATGCGGAAGGATATGGAATTTCGTTTAAAGGAATTGACTTTGCCGCTGATAACGAGATTAGCTTAATCATAGCTTTAGATTGCGGTATTAAATCAAATGACAAAGTTGAATACGCAACCAAGAAAGGCATTGATTTCATTATTTGTGACCATCATCGCCCTGGCGATACAATACCCAATGCAGTTGCTGTGCTGGATCCGAAAAGAAATGATTGTAACTACCCATTTAATGAATTAACAGGTTGTGGCATTGGATTCAAATTGATTCAAGCGTTTGCCTCTAGAAATGAAATTGACTTTTCATTGTTACATATCTACCTCGATTTGGTGGCCGTTAGCATTGCTGCTGATATTGTTCCCATAGTTGGAGAAAATAGAATTCTAGCACATTTTGGCCTGCAGCATTTAAATAAAAATCCGCGAAAAGGCATTAAAATTATGTTGGAATTAGCGGGAGCAACCAAGGATAAAGAACTCACTATTTCCGATATAGTGTTTATTATCGCACCTCGAATTAATGCTGCAGGAAGATTACACAGCGGAAAAAAAGCTGTCGAACTTTTGATTTCTGAAGACAATTTAGAAGCCCTCGAATCCGGTAAAAATTTAAACGATACCAATACGGATAGAAAAAATTTGGATAAATTAATCACCGATCACGCACTTTCAATTATTGGAAGTAATGCCGAATTAATTGATCGTAAAACAACTGTGGTTTTTCACAACGACTGGCACAAGGGTGTGGTAGGAATTGTTGCGTCACGCCTTACCGAAAAATACTATCGACCTACAATTGTTTTAACTGAATCTAATGGACTTGCAACTGGATCAGCACGCTCTGTCAAAAATTTTGATGTGTATAATGCTATCGAAGCTTGCGCTGATTTATTGGAGCAATTTGGTGGCCATAAATATGCCGCCGGTTTAACTTTGAAACTTGAAAACATATCCGCATTTCAAACTAAATTTGAAGAAATTGTTTCGGCTACAATTAATGAAGAATGGCTTGTTCCTGAAATTGAAATTGATGCAGAATTAAATTTCAATGAAATAGACCCGCGATTTTTTCGAATACTTAAACAATTTGCACCCTTTGGCCCAGAAAATATGCACCCAGTATTTTTATCCAAAAAAGTGCGCGATAAAGGATATGCAAAAATTGTTGGAAACAATCATCTGAAATTTGATGCTACCCAAAGCTCTAATTCCATTACCTTTCCCGCAATTGGATTTGGTTTAGGCGGACACCTTGAAATGCTTTCTCAAACAAAAGAATTTGATATCTGTTATTCCATCGATGAAAATGAATGGAATGGTAGAATCAAGCTCCAATTGAACGTGAAAGATATTCGATTTTAA
- a CDS encoding Hsp20/alpha crystallin family protein — translation MTLVKFKNNSLPVVPTFFDTLFGKDFFDYNYNNTLATLPAANIKETKDNFILEMAAPGMKKSDFKIEVNNNVLTISSEKESNKDESNEGFTRKEFSYHAFTRSFNLPQTVNKDNITASYMDGLLSISIPKREEAKEKPARLIDIA, via the coding sequence ATGACACTCGTAAAATTCAAAAACAATTCATTACCAGTTGTGCCAACTTTTTTTGACACACTTTTCGGAAAAGATTTCTTTGACTACAATTACAACAACACCTTGGCAACGCTGCCGGCTGCCAATATCAAAGAAACAAAAGACAATTTCATTTTAGAAATGGCAGCTCCCGGAATGAAAAAGTCGGATTTCAAAATAGAAGTGAATAACAATGTGCTTACCATCTCTTCTGAGAAAGAAAGCAACAAAGATGAAAGTAACGAAGGATTTACGCGTAAAGAATTTAGCTATCATGCTTTCACTCGCTCATTCAATTTACCGCAAACTGTAAACAAAGACAATATTACTGCAAGTTACATGGATGGGCTATTAAGCATTAGCATTCCAAAACGTGAAGAAGCAAAAGAAAAACCGGCGCGTTTGATTGATATTGCTTAA
- a CDS encoding polyprenol monophosphomannose synthase: MQTVIDSLVIIPTYNEKENIEKIIRTVFSLKKEFHILIIEDNSPDGTANIVKQLMMEFKDKLFIEERKGKLGLGTAYIHGFRWALKNNYEYIFEMDADFSHNPNDLIRLYDACANQGADAAVGSRYISGGKVKNWPVLRILMSYFASVYARIVLWFNVHDTTAGFMCYKSAVLKRIHLDDIKFTGYAFQIEMKYTASKLGFKIKEVPITFIDRQEGVSKMSTKIFKEAFFGVLQMRFKKIK; this comes from the coding sequence ATACAAACTGTGATTGATAGTCTGGTAATTATCCCTACTTACAATGAAAAGGAAAACATCGAAAAAATTATTCGAACAGTTTTTTCTTTGAAGAAGGAGTTTCACATTTTAATTATTGAAGACAATTCGCCTGACGGTACTGCCAACATTGTGAAACAACTCATGATGGAGTTTAAGGATAAACTTTTTATAGAAGAAAGAAAAGGCAAACTTGGCTTAGGAACCGCCTATATTCATGGATTTCGTTGGGCTTTAAAAAACAATTACGAGTACATTTTCGAAATGGATGCAGATTTTTCGCATAACCCCAATGACCTCATAAGGCTTTACGACGCCTGCGCAAATCAAGGTGCTGACGCAGCTGTTGGTTCAAGATACATCTCCGGTGGAAAAGTAAAAAACTGGCCGGTTCTTCGCATATTAATGTCCTATTTTGCATCCGTTTATGCTCGAATTGTATTGTGGTTTAATGTTCACGACACGACTGCCGGATTTATGTGTTACAAAAGTGCTGTGCTAAAAAGAATTCACTTAGACGATATTAAATTTACTGGTTATGCATTTCAAATTGAAATGAAATATACCGCAAGCAAACTTGGCTTCAAAATAAAAGAAGTTCCTATAACTTTTATTGATCGACAAGAAGGCGTTTCGAAAATGAGCACAAAAATTTTCAAGGAAGCATTTTTTGGAGTGCTTCAAATGCGTTTTAAAAAAATTAAATAA
- a CDS encoding dihydroorotase yields MPSTFIKNASIVNEGNIFIGDVFIEGEKISWIKPYVNGSGATPSLPEDTRIIDATGKYLLPGVIDDQVHFREPGLTHKGTIYSESRAAVAGGVTSYMEMPNTIPNVFTQELLEDKYNLASKNSFANYSFFMGASNSNIEEVLKTNPQTVCGIKIFMGSSTGNMLVDNRETLETIFSQSKLLIAVHCEDEKTIRENLALAKEKFGDAIPPSYHPIIRNAEACYKSSSLAVSLAQKYNSRLHVLHISTAKETTLFEQKPLNEKRITAEACIHHLWFCDEDYERLGNWIKWNPAIKSANDRTEIWNALLDNRIDVIATDHAPHTIEEKQNTYLNAPSGGPLIQHSLVAMLEFFHQKKITLQKIVEKMCHAPATLFQIEKRGYIRSGYFADLVLVDLNSPWEVNKSNIIAHCGWSPFEGTTFQAKVLNTFVNGACVFENGNINEAIRGKRLTFSRE; encoded by the coding sequence ATGCCGTCAACCTTCATTAAGAATGCAAGTATTGTTAATGAAGGAAATATTTTCATTGGAGATGTATTTATCGAAGGTGAAAAAATTAGTTGGATTAAGCCATATGTTAACGGCTCGGGTGCTACTCCCTCATTACCTGAGGATACTAGAATTATTGATGCCACGGGTAAATATCTTTTACCCGGAGTGATTGATGATCAAGTCCATTTTCGCGAACCGGGCCTTACCCATAAAGGAACCATTTATAGTGAATCACGCGCTGCTGTTGCCGGTGGAGTTACTTCTTACATGGAAATGCCCAACACAATTCCCAATGTTTTTACGCAAGAATTACTAGAAGACAAATACAACCTCGCTTCAAAGAATTCATTCGCCAATTATTCCTTTTTTATGGGCGCATCAAATAGCAACATCGAGGAAGTATTAAAAACAAATCCACAAACGGTATGTGGTATTAAAATTTTTATGGGATCGTCAACCGGAAATATGCTGGTTGATAACCGCGAAACGCTTGAAACTATTTTTTCTCAATCCAAATTACTTATTGCAGTGCATTGCGAAGACGAAAAAACAATTCGCGAAAATCTAGCTCTGGCAAAAGAAAAATTCGGAGATGCTATTCCGCCCAGCTACCATCCGATCATACGCAATGCTGAAGCATGCTACAAGTCTTCATCACTAGCGGTTAGTCTTGCTCAAAAATACAATTCCCGTTTGCACGTACTTCATATCTCAACCGCAAAGGAAACCACACTTTTTGAACAAAAGCCGCTGAACGAAAAAAGAATTACAGCAGAAGCGTGCATCCATCATTTGTGGTTTTGTGACGAAGATTATGAACGCTTAGGAAACTGGATTAAATGGAATCCGGCAATAAAATCTGCAAACGATAGAACTGAAATATGGAATGCATTACTCGACAATAGAATTGATGTAATTGCTACCGACCATGCCCCACACACAATTGAGGAAAAGCAAAATACGTATCTCAATGCCCCTTCCGGTGGACCTTTGATTCAACATTCACTAGTCGCTATGCTTGAGTTTTTCCATCAAAAAAAAATAACCCTCCAAAAAATTGTTGAAAAAATGTGCCACGCCCCTGCAACACTATTTCAGATTGAAAAACGTGGATACATTCGTTCTGGTTACTTTGCCGACTTAGTATTAGTGGATTTAAATTCCCCTTGGGAAGTAAATAAGTCTAATATAATTGCGCACTGCGGCTGGTCTCCATTTGAAGGAACTACTTTCCAAGCAAAAGTTCTAAATACTTTTGTAAATGGAGCTTGCGTCTTTGAAAATGGAAATATAAATGAAGCAATTCGTGGAAAAAGATTGACCTTCTCGCGTGAATAG
- a CDS encoding transglycosylase domain-containing protein, whose translation MTAFEQRYHTQIAIHLADFKGLNGLLIKGVTLAPQASDTLLQIDSVFLNIRLFPLLTGKVRFSNLEIANTYLHIIKSSNRNNFSFLIQQKKDKQDSVIVKADYSRYAEKMLSTLFDAIPSSVRFKNTIVSFEGDSIEMKANVPKLEIKDHVFSTQIILLENNVAQRWLAEGSIFSDERTADLKLFPQEKGGTFLPLLKQKWKLSLTFDTIQMKLDRASYENNSLLLSGRISAKNFQLNHWRVSANNVIIQNQTLDYLLRIGTNFVELDSTSTVSYNKVKYHPCLSYQIYPTHKIKLDVSLPECSAQDFFESFPKGLFENIDGIKTSGSLSYKLHFFIDTKYPNELEFSSSLSKKNFKILGFGNTNLAKMNGEFQYTAYEKDRAVRSFSVGTSNPYYTPINEISTSMKAALLTSEDGNFYSHSGFNEDAFRKSIATNFKEKRFVRGGSTISMQLVKNVFLTRNKTIARKMEEAMLVWLIENNRLVSKERMYEVYLNIIEWGPNVYGIGEASRFYFEKKPSELSLAESIFLAMIVPRPKGFKYNFGPDGKLKESVASYYSLVAGHMVRKGALTEQEKSELVPNVILKGFAKSMVLVSDTIQIQEEQEDIF comes from the coding sequence TTGACAGCCTTCGAGCAGCGCTATCATACTCAAATTGCTATCCATTTAGCTGATTTCAAGGGACTAAATGGATTGCTTATAAAAGGAGTTACTCTGGCACCGCAAGCATCCGATACCTTACTTCAAATAGATTCTGTATTTCTTAATATTCGTTTGTTTCCGCTTCTTACAGGAAAAGTGCGTTTTAGTAATTTGGAAATAGCCAATACCTACTTACACATTATTAAAAGTTCAAACCGGAATAATTTTTCATTTTTGATACAACAAAAAAAGGATAAACAGGATAGTGTTATTGTAAAAGCGGATTATAGCAGGTATGCCGAAAAAATGCTAAGCACCTTATTTGATGCAATTCCATCGAGTGTTCGTTTTAAAAATACAATTGTAAGCTTTGAAGGGGATAGTATAGAAATGAAAGCGAATGTGCCAAAGCTTGAAATTAAAGACCATGTTTTTAGCACACAAATTATTTTGTTGGAGAATAATGTTGCACAGCGATGGCTTGCAGAAGGAAGTATTTTTTCGGATGAAAGGACAGCTGATTTGAAACTATTTCCTCAAGAAAAGGGTGGGACATTTTTGCCTTTATTGAAGCAAAAATGGAAACTTTCATTAACCTTCGACACCATTCAAATGAAACTGGACAGAGCATCTTATGAAAATAATTCTTTATTGTTAAGTGGCCGGATTTCGGCAAAAAATTTTCAACTCAACCATTGGAGAGTTTCCGCAAACAATGTGATAATTCAAAACCAAACCTTAGATTATTTGTTGCGCATTGGGACAAATTTTGTGGAATTGGATAGTACTTCAACGGTTTCATATAACAAAGTCAAATATCATCCCTGTTTGAGCTATCAGATTTATCCAACACACAAAATTAAGTTAGATGTAAGCCTTCCGGAGTGTAGCGCGCAAGATTTTTTTGAATCCTTTCCGAAGGGATTATTTGAAAATATTGATGGAATAAAGACGAGCGGTTCCTTGTCTTATAAGCTTCATTTTTTTATCGACACAAAATATCCTAATGAACTTGAATTCAGCTCTTCATTAAGTAAGAAGAATTTTAAGATATTAGGTTTTGGAAATACCAATTTGGCAAAAATGAATGGGGAATTCCAATATACGGCATACGAGAAAGATAGAGCAGTACGGAGTTTTTCGGTTGGTACAAGTAATCCTTATTATACTCCGATAAATGAAATTAGTACTTCAATGAAAGCTGCTTTACTCACTTCCGAAGACGGTAATTTTTATTCGCATTCCGGTTTTAATGAAGATGCCTTTCGAAAATCGATAGCTACAAATTTTAAGGAGAAACGATTTGTAAGAGGGGGCAGCACTATTAGTATGCAGTTGGTTAAAAATGTATTTCTTACACGCAATAAAACAATTGCTCGAAAAATGGAAGAGGCCATGTTGGTTTGGCTTATTGAAAACAATCGACTGGTGAGTAAAGAAAGAATGTATGAAGTGTACCTAAATATAATTGAGTGGGGGCCAAATGTATATGGTATTGGGGAAGCAAGCCGTTTTTATTTTGAAAAGAAACCTTCGGAATTGTCGCTCGCTGAAAGTATTTTTTTAGCAATGATTGTACCTCGCCCGAAAGGGTTTAAATACAACTTTGGGCCGGATGGAAAATTAAAAGAAAGTGTTGCCAGTTATTACTCATTGGTAGCAGGGCATATGGTTAGAAAAGGTGCGCTAACTGAACAGGAAAAGAGCGAGCTTGTACCAAATGTAATTTTAAAGGGATTTGCTAAAAGTATGGTGTTGGTTAGCGATACCATTCAGATTCAAGAGGAACAAGAAGATATTTTTTGA
- a CDS encoding DUF4296 domain-containing protein — MQFINKSILFAGFLFFLISCSSKKDTLPDGILKKEAMVAVMIDIQLADAAVNLSNYGQTNFPNDKEKLFESIYLKHKINKKIFEASFSYYTAHPDDFEKIYDEVITGLSSKQAELAK, encoded by the coding sequence ATGCAATTTATAAATAAGTCCATACTTTTTGCGGGTTTTCTATTTTTCTTGATTTCATGCAGTTCTAAAAAAGATACACTCCCCGATGGTATCTTAAAAAAAGAAGCAATGGTTGCGGTAATGATAGATATTCAATTAGCTGATGCAGCAGTGAATTTAAGCAATTATGGCCAAACAAATTTCCCAAACGACAAGGAAAAACTATTCGAATCTATTTATTTAAAACATAAAATAAATAAGAAAATTTTTGAAGCTAGTTTTTCCTACTATACTGCTCATCCCGATGATTTTGAAAAGATTTACGATGAAGTAATTACCGGCTTGAGCAGCAAACAAGCAGAATTGGCAAAATAA